CAGATGGCCTTGTCGCTTATTCCGTTTGTCAGCATCGTGGCCAATCTGCTGCCGCTGTTTTTCGTCGGCGGCTTTATGCTTTCCTGCGACGCGCTGCAAGAGGGCGGCGAGCTGGAGTTCGGCTATCTGTTTTCCGGTTTCAAATATAAATTCAACGAGCTGGCGGTTCTGACGCTGCTGTATATCCTGTTTGTGTTTGTGGCGGTGATTGTGGCAGGCATTCTGTTGGCTGTCTTCGCCGCAGGCATGGATTGGAACGAGTTTTCCGCCGCCATCAGAAACAGCGGCGCACCCGATATGTCTTTTGTGCTGCTGATGGTGCTGTTCGGGCTGATTATGCTGCTGTTCGTCATCCCGCTGGTTATGATGGTGTGGTTCGCGCCCGCGCTGATTACGCTGCACGACGTGCCGCCGTTTGAGGCGATGAAGATGAGCTTCAAAGGCTGCCTGCGCAATATGGGCGCGTTTGTGGTCAACGCGCTGGTGTGGCTGGGCGCGGGCATCGTGGTGGGGCTGGTGTTCGTGCTGCTGGCCGTACTGTTTGCCGGCGGCGTATCCGGCTTGGGCAGCGATACCGGCGGGGCGGTGGTGGGGCTGCTGGTGTTGCTGATGATTCCTCTGTGGCTGGTCGCCACCGTCATTACGCAGATCAGCTACTACACCGCCTACCGCAGCATTTGGACCGATCCGCCGTTGAACAATTAATCCGCCGCTGCGTTGCCATATATGACCGAGGCCGTCTGAAAATGTTTTCAGACGGCCTTTTTAGACAAATGGTCTAAAAAATTTCATAAAAACGGGAATCGCTTTGCAAAATGAAAAATTTTTAGACATTTTGCTTGCGCAGCGGCACGTTCGCCGCTAATATGGCCGCCGTTTTCCCTTGAATACCAAGTACAAAATCATGAACACCACAGCGCAAACCCTCTACGACAAACTCTGGAACAGCCACGTCGTCCGCGAAGAAGAAGACGGCACGGTGCTGCTCTACATCGACCGCCATCTGGTGCACGAAGTTACCAGCCCGCAAGCCTTTGAGGGCTTGAAAATGGCGGGGCGCAAACTCTGGCGCATCGACAGCGTGGTCTCCACCGCCGACCACAACACCCCCACCGGCGATTGGGACAAAGGCATCCAAGACCCGATTGCCAAGCTGCAAGTGGACACTTTGGACAAAAACATCAAAGAATTCGGTGCGCTCGCCTATTTCCCGTTTATGGATCAAGGCCAGGGCATCGTGCATGTGATGGGGCCGGAACAGGGCGCGACGCTGCCCGGCATGACCGTCGTCTGCGGCGATTCGCACACCAGCACGCACGGCGCGTTCGGCGCATTGGCGCACGGCATCGGCACCAGCGAAGTCGAACACACGATGGCCACGCAGTGCATTACCGCCAAAAAGTCCAAGTCCATGCTGATTGAAGTGCAAGGCAGCCTGAAAGCCAATGTAACCGCCAAAGACGTGGCGCTCTACATCATCGGCCAAATCGGCACGGCCGGCGGCACGGGCTACGCCATCGAGTTCGGCGGCGAAGCCATCCGCAGCCTGACTATGGAAGGCCGTATGACCTTGTGCAATATGGCGATTGAAGCGGGCGCGCGCTCGGGCATGGTGGCGGTGGATCAGACCACTATCGATTATGTAAAAGGCAAACCCTTTGCGCCCAAAGGCGAAGCGTGGGACAAAGCGGTCGAATACTGGCGCACACTGGTGTCCGACGAAGGCGCGAAATTCGACAAAGTGTACACATTCCGCGCCGAAGACATCGAACCGCAGGTAACTTGGGGCACGTCGCCCGAAATGGTGTTGGACATCAGCGGCAAAGTGCCCAATCCCGCCGACGAGGCCGACCCTGTCAAACGCAGCGGCATGGAACGCGCCCTCGAATACATGGGCTTGCAAGCGGGCACGCCGCTCTCCGAAATCTCCGTCGATATTGTGTTTATCGGCTCGTGCACCAACAGCCGCATCGAAGATTTGCGCGAAGCCGCCGCCGTGGCCAAAGGCCGCAAAAAAGCCGACAACGTTTCGCGCGTGTTGATTGTGCCCGGCTCGGGCTTGGTGAAACGTCAGGCTGAAGCAGAGGGCTTGGACAAAATCTTCACCGACGCGGGCTTCGAGTGGCGCGAACCGGGCTGCTCGATGTGTCTGGCGATGAACGCCGACCGGCTCACCCCCGGCCAGCGTTGCGCCTCCACTTCCAACCGCAATTTTGAAGGCCGTCAGGGCAACGGCGGCCGCACCCACCTTGTCAGCCCCGCCATGGCGGCGGCGGCGGCGGTGAGCGGACATTTTGTCGATGTGCGCTCGATGGTTTGAGCAGGATGAAAATGTGATGAGGCCGTCTGAAAAGCTGTTTTTCAGACGGCCTCATTGTGTCGGGTATGTGGCGCAAGCCGCGCATGCGTTCTTTGGCGTTTAGGCCGTCTGAAATCTTTGCACCGCGATTCCGGCAAACCCTGAAACCGCGTGCGTGGCTGCGCTACACACCCTACCTTGGAAACCGCATTTGTGTTACCGGCGCAACTGTTTGTTTTTCAAACTCTGTCATCAAACCGAAGGCCGTCTGAAAACCTGTTTTACGGGTTTTCAGACGGCCTTTTCCGTATGCAGCCTTGCCGTTTCAAAGATACGGGTTGTGCTGCTTTTCGTAGCCCACGGTGGTGGTGCGGCCGTGGCCGGTGATGATTTCGGTGTCGTCGGGCAGGGTGAAGATTTTTTCGCGGATGTTTTTGATCAGATCGTCGTGGTTGCTGCGCTCGAAATCGGTGCGGCCGATGCTTTCGTAGAAAATCACGTCGCCGGCGATCAGCAGACCGGCTTCGGCGCAGTAAAACACGATGTGGCCGGGGGTGTGGCCGGGGACGTGCAGCACTTGGAAGCGGTATTTGCCCACGCTGAGCGTGTCGCCTTCTTCCAACCAGCGGGTAGGTATGAACGGTTTGGCGGGCGGGAAGTCGTATTGTTTGGTGATTTCGGCGAGGTTGGCCAGCAGGAAGCGGTCGGCTTCGTGCGGGCCGAGCACTTCGAGGTCGGGGCGCAGGGCGGTGAGTTCGGATACGCCGCTGACGTGGTCGAGATGCCCGTGGGTGAGCCAGACGGCTTTGACGGTGAGGCCGCGTTTTTCCGCTTCCTCCATCAGCTGCGGCACTTTGCCGCCGACATCGGTGAAAACGGCTTCGTTGGTTTCGTCGTCCCACATCAGCGTGCAGTTTTGGCGGAACAGGGTAACCGGGATGATTTCGACATGTAGCGACATTGTTTTCCTTGGATTTTTGTTTTCAGCCCGCAGCGGCTTGTTATGCAATATGCTGAATTATATGTGATAATCATGGGAAAACCAATGACTTGGAAGCCTTTGCGATGAAAAACCTTATTTTTTGTGGGCTTTTCCCCATTATGTCCGCCGCCTATGCCGCGCCCGCGCTGATGCTGGCCGAGGAATACAAAGGCCAAAACGTTGCCGGCTGGGCGGCCAGCGAGAAGCTGGACGGTGTGCGCGCCTATTGGGACGGCAAAAAACTCGTCAGCCGCCAGGGCTACGCCTTCAACCCGCCGCCGGGTTTTACCAAAAACTTCCCGCCCTATCCGCTGGACGGCGAACTGTATTCCGCGCGCGGGCAGTTCGAGCAGATTTCTGCCGCCGTGCGTTCGGCCTCGGGCGACTGGCGGGGGATAAAACTGCATGTTTTCGACGTGCCGCAGGCAAAGGGAAACCTGTATGAACGGCTGGCGGTGATTGAAGGCCGTCTGAAAACCCATCCGGCCAATATTGCCGTTGTCCGGCAGACGCCGGTGCAAAACATTGCCGAGGCGCGCGCGATGATGGACAAAATCGTCGCAGCGGGCGGCGAAGGCGTGGTGCTGCGCAACCCGCAGGCGGCCTATGCCGCCGGCCGCAGCAGCGCGTACCTGAAACTGAAACCGCAGCAGGACGCCGAATGCACGGTAACGCAACATTATGAAGGAAAAGGGAAATATGCGGGCAAACTCGGCTCGCTCGGCTGCCGCAACGCGGCGGGCGAATTCAAAATCGGCAGCGGCTTCAAAGACGCCGACCGCGCCAACCCGCCGCCCGTGGGCGCAACCGTTACCTACCGTTATCGCGGTTTCACGCAAAAAGGGCTGCCGCGCTTCGCCACCTTTATGCGCGTGCGCAAAGAATAAAACGCGCCGCGTTGTTTTTCAGACGGCCTCTACTCGGCGGAAACCGAGTGCGTCGCTTGGGCGACACAGCCTACGTCAGGTTCGGCATGGGTTTCAGACGGCCTTTTCCTTATAATCCCTATCCCGCCGTTTTCCCGAAAGCCTCCCGCCATGAACGCCATCGACCATGCCCGCCGTTTTTCCCCGTTTCTCGCCCGCCTGATTGACGGCGGCAGGATTGATTTGACCGTTTTGCAGCCCTTGGCCGACAAGGTTCTCACCGAAGCGGATTTTCAAAACTTCGCCGACTGGGCGGGCATTTTGGCGGCGCAGGACGAGGTGGAGCTTTCGCGGCAGTTGCGCGTGTTGCGCCGTTATGTGGTGGCGCAGATTATGGTGCGCGATTTGAACCGTATCAGCGGTTTGAACGAAGTTACCCGCACGATTACGCTGTTTGCCGATTTTGCCGTCAATACCGCGCTCTCTTTTGCCGACGCTTATTACCGCAGCCTCTACGGCACGCCGCGCGGCCGCTACACGGGGCAGGCGCAGTATTTGAGCGTGGTGGCGATGGGCAAGGCGGGCGGTTATGAATTAAACGTATCCTCCGACATCGATTTGATTTTCGTCTATCCCGAAGCGGGCGAAACCGACGGGCGGCGGCCGTGCGACAATCAGGAGTTTTTTACCAAAGTCGGCCGCAAGCTGATTGCGCTGTTGAACGACACCACCGCCGACGGGCAGGTGTTCCGCGTCGATATGCGGCTGCGTCCCGACGGCGACTCGGGCGCACTGGTGTGCAGCGAAACCGCGCTGGAACAATATCTTACTGCCCACGGGCGCGAGTGGGAACGCTATGCGTGGTGCAAAGGCCGCGTGATAACGCCGCACGAAAACGGCATTGCGCCGCTGGTGCGCCCGTTTGTGTTCCGCAAATACCTCGACTACGGCGCATACGACGCAATGCGCGCGCTGCACCGCCAAATCCGCGCCGAAGTCGGCCGCAAGGGCATGGAAGACAACATCAAACTCGGCGCGGGCGGCATCCGCGAAATAGAATTTGTCGCGCAGATTTTCCAAATGATACGCGGCGGCCAGATGCGCGCGCTGCAACTGAAAGGCACGCAGGAAACGCTGCACAAACTCGCCGAACTGGGCGTGATGCCGTCTGAAAGCGTAAAAACGCTGCTGGCGGCCTACCGCTTTTTGCGCGATGTCGAACACCGCCTGCAATACTGGGACGACCAACAAACGCAAACCCTGCCGCACAACCCCGAACAGCGGCAGCTTTTGGCCGAGAGCATGGTTTTTGCGGATTATGCCGCCTTTTCAGACGGCCTCAACGCCCACCGCGCCGCCGTGTCCGCCGAGTTTGAAAACATCCTCGCCGCGCCAGAAGAAGCCCCCGCCGCCCGCTTCGCCGCCCTCTGGCCGCAGCCGCAGCAGGGCTTTTCCGAAGAAACCGGACGGCAGCTTGCCCAAGCCGGATTCGACGCGCAGGCCGTGTCAGGCCGTCTGAAAACACTCGCCCAAAGCAGCCGCTACCGCAGCCTCTCGCCGCAGAGCCAGCCGCGCTTCGACGCCCTCGTCCCCCGCCTGGCCGAAGCCGCCGCCGAATGCCCGCGCCCCACCGACACCCTGTTCCGCCTCACCGACTTCATCGAAGCCGTCAGCCGCCGCCCCTCCTACCTCGCCTTCCTGCTCGAATACCCCAACGAACTCTCCCGCGTCGCCCGCCTGATGGGGCAGAGCGCGTGGATGGCCGACTACCTGCGCCGCCATCCCGCCCTGCTCGACGAACTGCTCAGCGCGCAGCTTGCCCACACCCGCCCCGACTGGCCGCAGCAGGCCGCCGCCCTCGCCGCCGAACTCGAAGCCTGCGACGGCACCGAAGCCAAAACCGACACCCTGCGCCGCTTCCGCCACGCCCATGTCTTCCGCCTCGCCGTGCAGGATCTGGCCGGCCTGTGGAGCGTGGAAACCCTCTCCGACCAACTCTCCGCGCTGGCCGACATCATCCTCGCCGCCGCCCTCGAACACGCCTGGCGCGAAATGCCGAAAAAACACCGCGACACCCCCGCATTCGCCGTTATCGGCTACGGCAAACTCGGCGGCAAAGAACTCGCCTACACCTCCGACCTCGACCTCGTCTACCTCTACGACGACCCCCACCCCGAAGCCTCCCAAATCTACGGCCGCCTCGCCAACCGCCTCACCAACTGGCTCACTGCCGCCACCGGCGCGGGCACACTCTACCAAGTGGATCTGCGCCTGCGCCCCAACGGCGACAGCGGCTTCCCCGCCCATTCCGTGCAGGCGTTTGAAAAATACCAGCGCGAAAACGCCTGGACGTGGGAGCACCAAGCCCTCACCCGCGCCCGCTTCGTCTGCGGCAGCGGCCAAATTCAGACGGCCTTCGACCGCATCCGCGCCGAAATCCTCACCCGCGAACGCGACCCCGAAACCCTCAAATACGAAATCGCCGCCATGCGCCGGAAAATCGCCGCCGCCCACCCCCCGCGCGAAGAAGACGTCAAATACGCCTGCGGCGGCATCGTCGATGTCGAATTCACCGTCCAATACCTCATCCTCGCCCACGCCCGCCGCCTGCCCGACCTTTTGGACAACTACGGCAACATCGCCCTCCTGGCCACCGCCGCCGCCCACGGCCTCGCCGACCCCGCCGCCGCCGAAGCCGCCCGCGCCGCCTACCGCCACTTCCGCGCCCGACAACACGCCGCCACCCTGCACGACCAAGACACCGCGCAAAACCACAGCGGCACCGCCCCGCACTACGCCGCCGTACGCACCCTGTGGCGGCAAACCTTCGGCAGCGCGTGGGACGAAGAGGCCGTCTGAAAACCAAATCCGCCCATGCCCAACGTAGGGTGTGTCGCCCCGAGGCGACGCACGCGGTTTCTGCCGCATTACGGATGCCTGCCATGATGCAAAACCCCAAAAACCGCGTGAGTGGCTTGCGCCACACACCCTGCAACGGCAGAGGCCGTCTGAAAAAAGCGCGAACCTGCTTTTCAGAAACGTCATCCCCGCGTAGGTGGGGACGGCCTCTCCGCCTTGCCGCGCCCCTTTGGCAGGCGTACCATCCGTGCTTTTTTGGAGCCACTATGAACCACACGCCCGATTCTGGCGCCGAATGCCGTCGCGGCCTGCGTTACGCGCTGGGCTGCTATGCGGTGTGGGGGCTGTTTCCGCTTTACTGGTTTCCGCTCAAAGGCGCGATGCCCGCCGAACAGATGCTCGCGCAGCGCGTGGTCTGGTCGGCGGTGTTCGCACTGGTGCTGCTGCTGTGCTACCGGCAGGGCGGCGCGGTGCTGGCGGTGCTGCGCCGCCCGCGCCTGCTGGCGGCCTTTGCCGCTTCATCGTTTCTCATCGGCGTGAACTGGCTGGTGTACCTGTGGGCGATTGCCAACGGCCATGTGCTCGATGCCAGCCTGGGTTACTTTATCAACCCGCTGTTCAACGTGTTTCTCGGCTTCGTGGTGCTCAAAGAGCGGCTGGGCGCGGCGCAGTGGGCGGCGATTGCGCTCGCGCTCTCGGGCATTTTGTGGCTGGCGGTGCCGGCGGGGCAGGTGCCGTGGATCGCGCTGCTGCTGGCGGGCAGTTTCGGCTGCTATGGCCTGATCCGCAAACTCGCGCCGCTGGACGCGCTGCCCGGGCTGGCTTTGGAAACCTTCCTGCTGCTGCCTTTGGCCGCCGCCTATCTGGCCTGGTGCGCGCACAGCGGCACGCTGGCCGGCTTCGGCAGCCTGAACGCGCTGCAAAACGCGGTGCTGCTCGGCTCGGGCGCGGCCACCACGCTGCCGCTTTTGATGTTCGCGGCGGGGGCGAAACGCATCCCGCTGTCGCTGCTGGGCATCCTGCAATATTTCTCGCCCACCATCCAGCTGCTGCTGGGGCTGGTGCTGTTCGGCGAAACGCTGGACGGCAGCCGTCTGGCGGGCTATGCGCTGGTGTGGCTCGGCGTGGCGGTGTTTCTGGGCGGCATGTGGCGGCAGGGCAGGGCGGCCGTCTGAATATGGCAAAGAGGCCGTCTGAAAACCGGAAAACCGTTTTCAGACGGCCTGACGCTTATGGTATGTATCTGTCCGGCATTTTCGGCCGGCTTTCAGACGGCCTTATCTGTAAACCGGCTGCCACATCGCGTCCTGCACGGCCTGCACCCGGTTTTCAGGCTGCTTCGCCGCCACGCCGTCTTTGGCAGCCTGCTTGGCGACGGCGACGGCAACGGTGGCGGAGGAGGCGCGCAGGTTGTCCACGGGCGGCAGCAGCGACGCGCCCAAATCCTG
The window above is part of the Neisseria bacilliformis genome. Proteins encoded here:
- a CDS encoding BPSS1780 family membrane protein encodes the protein MNQYDPSSFQSAPPPSAPPVRQPPRLLAEPRKVAWGEGASWIGRAWRMFMLRPWLWIGMVFVMFLIQMALSLIPFVSIVANLLPLFFVGGFMLSCDALQEGGELEFGYLFSGFKYKFNELAVLTLLYILFVFVAVIVAGILLAVFAAGMDWNEFSAAIRNSGAPDMSFVLLMVLFGLIMLLFVIPLVMMVWFAPALITLHDVPPFEAMKMSFKGCLRNMGAFVVNALVWLGAGIVVGLVFVLLAVLFAGGVSGLGSDTGGAVVGLLVLLMIPLWLVATVITQISYYTAYRSIWTDPPLNN
- a CDS encoding DNA ligase; the protein is MKNLIFCGLFPIMSAAYAAPALMLAEEYKGQNVAGWAASEKLDGVRAYWDGKKLVSRQGYAFNPPPGFTKNFPPYPLDGELYSARGQFEQISAAVRSASGDWRGIKLHVFDVPQAKGNLYERLAVIEGRLKTHPANIAVVRQTPVQNIAEARAMMDKIVAAGGEGVVLRNPQAAYAAGRSSAYLKLKPQQDAECTVTQHYEGKGKYAGKLGSLGCRNAAGEFKIGSGFKDADRANPPPVGATVTYRYRGFTQKGLPRFATFMRVRKE
- the leuC gene encoding 3-isopropylmalate dehydratase large subunit, whose protein sequence is MNTTAQTLYDKLWNSHVVREEEDGTVLLYIDRHLVHEVTSPQAFEGLKMAGRKLWRIDSVVSTADHNTPTGDWDKGIQDPIAKLQVDTLDKNIKEFGALAYFPFMDQGQGIVHVMGPEQGATLPGMTVVCGDSHTSTHGAFGALAHGIGTSEVEHTMATQCITAKKSKSMLIEVQGSLKANVTAKDVALYIIGQIGTAGGTGYAIEFGGEAIRSLTMEGRMTLCNMAIEAGARSGMVAVDQTTIDYVKGKPFAPKGEAWDKAVEYWRTLVSDEGAKFDKVYTFRAEDIEPQVTWGTSPEMVLDISGKVPNPADEADPVKRSGMERALEYMGLQAGTPLSEISVDIVFIGSCTNSRIEDLREAAAVAKGRKKADNVSRVLIVPGSGLVKRQAEAEGLDKIFTDAGFEWREPGCSMCLAMNADRLTPGQRCASTSNRNFEGRQGNGGRTHLVSPAMAAAAAVSGHFVDVRSMV
- the glnE gene encoding bifunctional [glutamate--ammonia ligase]-adenylyl-L-tyrosine phosphorylase/[glutamate--ammonia-ligase] adenylyltransferase translates to MNAIDHARRFSPFLARLIDGGRIDLTVLQPLADKVLTEADFQNFADWAGILAAQDEVELSRQLRVLRRYVVAQIMVRDLNRISGLNEVTRTITLFADFAVNTALSFADAYYRSLYGTPRGRYTGQAQYLSVVAMGKAGGYELNVSSDIDLIFVYPEAGETDGRRPCDNQEFFTKVGRKLIALLNDTTADGQVFRVDMRLRPDGDSGALVCSETALEQYLTAHGREWERYAWCKGRVITPHENGIAPLVRPFVFRKYLDYGAYDAMRALHRQIRAEVGRKGMEDNIKLGAGGIREIEFVAQIFQMIRGGQMRALQLKGTQETLHKLAELGVMPSESVKTLLAAYRFLRDVEHRLQYWDDQQTQTLPHNPEQRQLLAESMVFADYAAFSDGLNAHRAAVSAEFENILAAPEEAPAARFAALWPQPQQGFSEETGRQLAQAGFDAQAVSGRLKTLAQSSRYRSLSPQSQPRFDALVPRLAEAAAECPRPTDTLFRLTDFIEAVSRRPSYLAFLLEYPNELSRVARLMGQSAWMADYLRRHPALLDELLSAQLAHTRPDWPQQAAALAAELEACDGTEAKTDTLRRFRHAHVFRLAVQDLAGLWSVETLSDQLSALADIILAAALEHAWREMPKKHRDTPAFAVIGYGKLGGKELAYTSDLDLVYLYDDPHPEASQIYGRLANRLTNWLTAATGAGTLYQVDLRLRPNGDSGFPAHSVQAFEKYQRENAWTWEHQALTRARFVCGSGQIQTAFDRIRAEILTRERDPETLKYEIAAMRRKIAAAHPPREEDVKYACGGIVDVEFTVQYLILAHARRLPDLLDNYGNIALLATAAAHGLADPAAAEAARAAYRHFRARQHAATLHDQDTAQNHSGTAPHYAAVRTLWRQTFGSAWDEEAV
- the rarD gene encoding EamA family transporter RarD, which translates into the protein MNHTPDSGAECRRGLRYALGCYAVWGLFPLYWFPLKGAMPAEQMLAQRVVWSAVFALVLLLCYRQGGAVLAVLRRPRLLAAFAASSFLIGVNWLVYLWAIANGHVLDASLGYFINPLFNVFLGFVVLKERLGAAQWAAIALALSGILWLAVPAGQVPWIALLLAGSFGCYGLIRKLAPLDALPGLALETFLLLPLAAAYLAWCAHSGTLAGFGSLNALQNAVLLGSGAATTLPLLMFAAGAKRIPLSLLGILQYFSPTIQLLLGLVLFGETLDGSRLAGYALVWLGVAVFLGGMWRQGRAAV
- a CDS encoding MBL fold metallo-hydrolase; the protein is MSLHVEIIPVTLFRQNCTLMWDDETNEAVFTDVGGKVPQLMEEAEKRGLTVKAVWLTHGHLDHVSGVSELTALRPDLEVLGPHEADRFLLANLAEITKQYDFPPAKPFIPTRWLEEGDTLSVGKYRFQVLHVPGHTPGHIVFYCAEAGLLIAGDVIFYESIGRTDFERSNHDDLIKNIREKIFTLPDDTEIITGHGRTTTVGYEKQHNPYL